From a region of the Vibrio orientalis CIP 102891 = ATCC 33934 genome:
- a CDS encoding outer membrane beta-barrel protein, with protein sequence MKQRTKLIIGGLGLTFTTYSHANLTPKPHIGIAGIDFQSQLSMRYGQDSNVTYQTQSSDSVESDYVMVEPYFQAIGERGEDSYLLVYSGKFLQYQDQTSAVDDYSDHYFLFLPKWHFGDKHELNWFIEQTWGHEDRGTGLTEGFTDEQFRQYGINQPLSSELFNSELRYIYGRPEGRGHFNLALQVKDLSFTDTDAVEQTSSDFYAYIEDQQWQEKTVTVELFDQYSKDTRFRYSSINNFRHYASSPIRDSDEHYLRFGIKSKRSGKTSLEADIAWLYKDFKNNPQAQAFNGFNWQATLNWKPVKHSEFQLYGFHRVEDPTEVGGYILNTKYGLSWNHKWFVDRLNTKFDVGQEFEDYKSQDSDREDSSNVASFSLGYDFRPSVRLEFNYQYTNKTSNHETTTFYIGENANIPEIRQLGYNKSQFDLMLKVQI encoded by the coding sequence GTGAAACAGCGTACTAAGTTAATTATTGGTGGCCTAGGGTTAACGTTCACCACTTATTCTCATGCAAACTTAACCCCTAAACCCCATATAGGTATCGCTGGAATCGACTTTCAATCTCAGCTCTCAATGAGATACGGTCAAGACTCTAACGTCACTTATCAGACTCAATCGAGTGACTCGGTCGAGTCTGATTACGTTATGGTCGAACCCTACTTTCAGGCCATTGGTGAACGTGGTGAAGACAGCTACTTGCTAGTTTATTCTGGTAAATTTTTACAGTATCAAGACCAAACAAGTGCTGTAGATGACTATAGTGACCACTATTTTTTATTCTTGCCTAAGTGGCACTTTGGCGACAAACATGAGCTTAACTGGTTTATCGAGCAAACGTGGGGACACGAAGACAGAGGGACGGGACTTACGGAAGGCTTTACAGACGAACAATTTCGCCAATACGGAATTAATCAGCCTTTAAGCAGCGAGTTGTTCAATAGCGAACTCCGTTACATCTACGGTAGACCAGAAGGCCGAGGCCATTTTAACCTCGCGCTACAGGTGAAGGATCTTTCATTTACAGACACCGACGCTGTTGAACAAACCAGCTCTGATTTTTATGCCTATATCGAAGATCAACAATGGCAAGAGAAAACTGTCACTGTAGAACTCTTCGATCAGTACTCCAAAGATACGCGATTTCGCTACAGTTCGATTAATAACTTTAGACACTATGCCTCTTCGCCGATTCGTGATTCTGATGAGCATTACTTGAGGTTTGGCATCAAATCAAAACGCTCAGGTAAAACCAGCTTAGAAGCGGATATTGCTTGGTTATATAAAGATTTTAAGAACAATCCCCAAGCACAAGCCTTTAACGGCTTCAACTGGCAAGCAACACTGAATTGGAAGCCTGTTAAGCATTCTGAGTTTCAGTTATACGGTTTCCATAGGGTAGAAGACCCAACCGAAGTTGGTGGGTATATTTTAAATACAAAGTATGGACTTTCATGGAATCACAAATGGTTTGTTGACCGTTTGAACACCAAATTCGATGTTGGCCAAGAATTTGAAGACTATAAGTCGCAAGACAGTGATCGAGAAGATAGCTCAAACGTAGCTTCATTCTCGTTAGGCTATGATTTTCGGCCATCAGTACGCTTGGAGTTTAATTACCAATATACTAATAAGACTTCAAACCACGAAACAACCACATTTTATATTGGCGAAAATGCCAATATTCCTGAAATTCGACAACTTGGCTACAACAAAAGCCAATTTGATTTGATGCTTAAGGTGCAAATTTAA
- a CDS encoding undecaprenyl-phosphate glucose phosphotransferase gives MDGKRVVKFAEDGYAPLLKVLDFLIINFSIQSVIDVNYGNETAIDFAVAFIIATFFLLFSEYCNVYSINVRKRIGASVTRILVAAFFTFISVEVIKYFYGSNEGASINHLSKGWFYYLFAISIASVIAVRILILTVSRTVYRRYSKVKTIAIFGYTPTAIALEQQLLTLHRLGDIKLELYAEKNEDEFGYITKSSYKGKFKQLLEKAKRNEIDEVYITIPMVEKEKISKYVEKLSDTTVDTFVVPDLHSYNLSSSRFQPIGHMQALSVFGTPFDGFGALAKRVEDILIGGIITILISPILLVIAAGVKLSSPGPVLFKQDRYGLGGKKIKVWKFRSMSVMENDDEVRQATKSDPRVTKFGAFIRRTSLDELPQFFNVLQGSMSIVGPRPHAVAHNEEYRIIVDNYMIRHKIKPGITGWAQVNGYRGETDTIDKMEKRVEYDIAYLQHWSLAWDLKIIFMTVFKGFVSETAY, from the coding sequence ATGGATGGTAAGCGAGTTGTAAAATTTGCCGAAGATGGTTATGCGCCACTATTAAAAGTATTAGATTTTTTGATAATCAACTTTTCCATACAGTCAGTTATAGACGTCAATTATGGAAATGAAACAGCGATAGATTTCGCGGTTGCATTTATTATCGCTACCTTTTTTCTGCTATTTTCAGAATATTGCAATGTTTACTCTATCAATGTAAGAAAACGTATTGGGGCCTCTGTCACTAGAATCTTGGTCGCGGCGTTTTTCACTTTCATTTCAGTAGAAGTAATTAAGTACTTCTATGGCTCCAATGAAGGAGCAAGCATCAACCACCTAAGCAAAGGCTGGTTCTACTATCTGTTCGCTATTTCTATTGCTTCGGTTATTGCTGTCCGCATTTTAATTTTGACCGTTTCTCGTACAGTGTATCGTCGTTATAGCAAAGTAAAAACTATCGCAATATTTGGCTATACACCGACAGCTATTGCACTAGAACAGCAACTACTCACTCTTCATCGCCTTGGCGATATAAAGTTAGAGCTATACGCGGAGAAGAACGAAGACGAATTTGGCTATATCACGAAGTCTAGTTACAAAGGCAAATTTAAACAGCTGTTAGAGAAAGCCAAACGTAACGAAATCGATGAAGTTTACATCACGATACCAATGGTCGAAAAAGAGAAGATCTCCAAATACGTAGAGAAGCTATCTGATACCACGGTGGATACATTTGTCGTACCAGATTTACATAGCTACAACCTGTCTTCTTCGCGTTTTCAACCAATTGGCCACATGCAAGCACTGTCTGTCTTTGGGACCCCATTTGATGGATTTGGCGCATTAGCTAAGCGTGTTGAAGATATTCTTATTGGCGGAATCATCACGATTCTTATCTCCCCTATCCTGCTTGTTATTGCAGCGGGAGTAAAACTTAGCTCACCCGGCCCTGTGCTATTTAAGCAAGACCGTTATGGGTTAGGTGGTAAGAAGATTAAAGTTTGGAAATTTCGTTCGATGAGTGTGATGGAGAACGATGACGAAGTAAGACAAGCCACCAAATCGGATCCTCGCGTCACCAAGTTTGGGGCATTCATCCGTCGTACCTCATTAGATGAACTTCCGCAATTTTTTAACGTTCTACAAGGGTCCATGTCAATCGTTGGCCCGAGACCACATGCTGTTGCTCATAATGAAGAGTATCGAATCATCGTTGATAACTATATGATTCGACATAAGATCAAGCCGGGAATTACAGGTTGGGCTCAAGTCAACGGCTATCGAGGTGAAACCGACACCATCGATAAAATGGAGAAGCGTGTTGAATATGATATTGCCTACTTACAACACTGGTCATTGGCATGGGATTTAAAAATTATATTTATGACAGTCTTCAAAGGCTTTGTTAGTGAAACAGCGTACTAA
- a CDS encoding dCMP deaminase family protein has product MISKWAQRFYQMAELVGSWSKDPSTQVGAVITKQNRIVSVGFNGYPHGISDSAMTDDREMKYLKTLHAEENAILFAKRDLDGCEIWVTHFPCPNCAAKIIQTGISAVHCPEQTPDFLSRWGDKIKVSQEMFLQAGVKVNWLPLEDLSDS; this is encoded by the coding sequence ATGATTTCAAAATGGGCACAACGCTTTTACCAAATGGCAGAATTAGTTGGGTCTTGGAGTAAAGACCCTTCCACTCAGGTTGGCGCTGTCATTACAAAACAGAACCGAATCGTTTCTGTCGGTTTCAACGGTTACCCCCACGGCATTTCGGATAGTGCCATGACCGACGACCGTGAAATGAAGTATTTAAAAACCTTACACGCCGAAGAAAATGCAATTTTGTTTGCTAAGCGCGATCTCGATGGATGTGAAATTTGGGTCACACACTTCCCTTGTCCGAATTGCGCTGCGAAAATCATTCAAACGGGAATTTCAGCGGTACATTGCCCAGAGCAAACACCTGATTTCTTGTCCCGCTGGGGTGACAAAATCAAAGTAAGCCAAGAAATGTTTTTGCAAGCTGGCGTGAAAGTGAACTGGCTGCCACTAGAAGATTTGTCTGACTCATAA
- a CDS encoding cytosine deaminase, whose product MTTLLIKNATLRNQEGLKQILIEDGQFKQILDNDADVAYQGNILDAEGGLAVAPFCEPHIHLDTTQTAGEPNWNISGTLFEGIERWAERKEMLSIEDVKTRAKQTLKWQIANGIQHVRTHVDVSDPTLVALKAMIEVREEMKEWVDIQIVAFPQEGILSYPNGKELLEEAVKLGADVIGAIPHFEFTREYGVESLHYVFELARKYDRLIDVHCDEIDDEQSRFVETLAALAHKYEMGHKVTASHTTAMGSYNGAYASRLFRLLKMSGISFVANPLVNIHLQGRFDDYPKRRGMTRVKEMLNAGINVCFGHDDVFDPWYPLGTANMLQVLHMGLHVSQVMGYDQINNGLDLISDNSARTLNIQEKHGIEQGKPGSLLILPAESGFDAVRRQVPVRYSVRHGKVIAETQPATTQIHLGEQEEVTFKR is encoded by the coding sequence ATGACAACGCTATTGATCAAAAACGCCACACTTCGCAATCAAGAAGGATTAAAACAAATCTTGATTGAAGACGGTCAATTTAAGCAAATTCTCGATAACGATGCGGATGTTGCTTACCAAGGTAACATTCTTGATGCAGAGGGCGGCCTAGCGGTTGCTCCTTTCTGCGAGCCTCATATCCACCTAGATACGACTCAAACCGCCGGTGAACCTAACTGGAACATTTCAGGCACATTGTTTGAAGGCATCGAGCGTTGGGCCGAGCGTAAAGAGATGCTTTCTATTGAAGATGTAAAAACTCGCGCAAAGCAAACTCTAAAATGGCAAATCGCTAACGGTATTCAACACGTTCGTACTCACGTTGACGTTTCCGATCCAACATTGGTCGCACTTAAAGCAATGATCGAAGTGCGCGAAGAGATGAAAGAGTGGGTCGATATCCAGATTGTTGCATTCCCGCAAGAAGGCATTCTGTCTTACCCGAACGGTAAAGAGTTGCTGGAAGAAGCAGTGAAGCTTGGCGCTGATGTTATCGGTGCAATCCCTCACTTTGAGTTCACTCGTGAATACGGAGTGGAGTCTCTGCACTATGTATTTGAACTGGCACGTAAATACGATCGCCTAATCGATGTTCACTGTGACGAAATCGACGACGAACAATCTCGCTTCGTTGAGACGCTGGCTGCATTGGCACATAAATACGAAATGGGCCATAAGGTAACGGCGAGTCATACTACCGCTATGGGCTCTTACAATGGTGCTTACGCGTCGCGTCTGTTCCGTCTGTTAAAGATGTCCGGTATTAGTTTTGTTGCTAACCCTCTAGTCAACATCCACCTGCAAGGCCGCTTTGACGACTACCCGAAACGTCGTGGCATGACGCGCGTGAAAGAGATGCTTAACGCTGGTATCAATGTTTGTTTTGGTCACGATGACGTGTTCGACCCATGGTACCCACTAGGCACGGCTAACATGCTGCAAGTTTTGCACATGGGTCTGCACGTAAGCCAAGTGATGGGTTATGACCAAATCAACAACGGTCTAGACCTAATTAGCGATAACTCTGCACGCACGCTCAACATCCAAGAGAAACATGGTATTGAACAAGGCAAGCCTGGCAGCTTATTGATCTTACCTGCAGAAAGTGGTTTTGATGCCGTACGTCGTCAAGTGCCAGTGCGCTACTCAGTCCGTCACGGTAAAGTGATTGCTGAAACTCAGCCAGCTACAACGCAGATTCATCTTGGTGAGCAAGAAGAAGTGACTTTCAAACGCTAA
- the codB gene encoding cytosine permease, with the protein MAADNNYSLGPVPTTARKGVASLTMVMLGLTFFSASMWTGGSLGTGLSFNDFFLAVLIGNLILGIYTSFLGYIGASTGLSTHLLARFSFGTKGSWLPSALLGGTQVGWFGVGVAMFAIPVQKATGIDTNTLIIVSGLLMTATVYFGIKALMVLSAIAVPAIAILGSYSVSMAVDSIGGLEQLQLIQPETPMDFSVALAMVVGSFVSAGTLTADFVRFGKKPASAVLVTMVAFFIGNSLMFIFGAAGAAATGQADISDVMIAQGLLLPAIIVLGLNIWTTNENALYASGLGFSNITGRSSTVMSIVNGIVGTIFALWLYNNFVGWLTFLSTAIPPIGGVIIADFLINRKRYQNFDKAEFQTINWAGILAVAIGVAAGKFIPGVVPLNAVLGGALSYVVLNSLLNKRALKTQAA; encoded by the coding sequence ATGGCTGCGGACAATAACTACAGTCTGGGACCCGTGCCGACAACGGCAAGGAAAGGAGTCGCTTCACTTACCATGGTAATGCTTGGACTCACTTTCTTCTCTGCAAGTATGTGGACCGGCGGCTCCCTTGGTACTGGTCTTTCTTTCAATGATTTCTTCCTCGCTGTTCTTATTGGTAACCTCATCCTCGGTATCTACACCTCTTTCCTCGGTTACATTGGCGCTTCTACTGGTCTCTCTACTCACCTTCTCGCTCGATTCTCTTTTGGTACTAAAGGCTCTTGGCTCCCATCTGCTCTATTAGGCGGAACTCAGGTTGGCTGGTTTGGTGTTGGCGTAGCGATGTTCGCAATCCCAGTCCAGAAAGCAACCGGGATTGATACCAACACGCTTATTATCGTTTCTGGCCTACTAATGACGGCAACGGTGTACTTCGGCATTAAGGCGCTAATGGTTCTATCGGCGATTGCCGTACCAGCGATTGCAATCTTAGGTAGCTACTCAGTTTCTATGGCGGTAGACAGCATTGGAGGCTTAGAGCAGCTACAACTGATTCAGCCAGAAACGCCAATGGACTTTTCCGTCGCACTCGCGATGGTGGTAGGCTCGTTCGTCAGTGCAGGTACACTCACGGCTGATTTCGTTCGTTTTGGTAAGAAACCAGCAAGTGCTGTATTGGTGACGATGGTTGCCTTCTTTATCGGTAACTCACTGATGTTCATCTTCGGCGCAGCAGGCGCGGCGGCAACAGGTCAAGCAGATATTTCTGACGTAATGATTGCGCAGGGTCTACTACTACCTGCTATCATCGTGCTTGGCTTAAACATCTGGACAACCAACGAAAATGCGCTTTACGCTTCAGGCCTTGGTTTTTCAAACATTACTGGACGTTCAAGCACAGTAATGTCTATCGTCAACGGTATCGTAGGTACAATCTTCGCCCTGTGGTTATACAATAACTTCGTTGGCTGGTTAACCTTCCTTTCGACAGCAATTCCACCAATCGGCGGCGTGATCATTGCTGACTTCCTGATTAACCGTAAACGCTACCAGAACTTTGACAAAGCTGAATTCCAGACAATTAACTGGGCTGGCATCCTAGCGGTAGCTATCGGTGTTGCGGCAGGTAAATTCATTCCAGGTGTTGTACCACTAAACGCTGTTCTAGGCGGTGCACTAAGCTATGTTGTACTTAATTCACTACTAAACAAACGCGCGCTGAAAACACAAGCTGCGTAA
- a CDS encoding magnesium transporter, which produces MSEFQDLSFQIETIAQSEPEQQSNILNQLIEEGLEAGSIALILEAFPIDERVQLWRGLPLELHIEVLTEARAEVRRSIIDELSETELKLTLAKLDNLSLIEWADSLPEEIINEALQLIEKDELELYDQANEYQDDELGRWAERKVVTLPFNISVEKAKGLMERYSYDAPQQIYLINKRKQFRGVVSYIDLLRAEPTERLRHLAIDNVVTLNATLTLAESIEALEHSSLSTMPVTDDEQLLIGEVDWQFALSTQREIYETRLMAGTGMDEGDDLFAPVIKSSQKRGVWLGINLMTAILASVTIGLFEDVIAQVVALAVLMPIVASMGGIAGSQTLTLMIRAMALNQITSGNRWALLKNEIGIGSINGLLWALIIGGLAGLWFQSAILGGTIALAIIVNIITAALFGVLIPIALDKLKLDPALAGSVILTTVTDVVGFFAFLGTASLVML; this is translated from the coding sequence ATGAGCGAATTTCAAGACTTATCTTTTCAAATTGAAACCATCGCCCAATCTGAGCCAGAACAGCAGAGTAACATCCTCAACCAACTGATAGAGGAAGGATTGGAAGCTGGCTCGATCGCGTTAATCTTAGAAGCATTCCCTATCGATGAGCGTGTGCAACTGTGGCGTGGACTTCCTTTAGAACTCCACATTGAAGTTCTGACTGAGGCCCGTGCTGAGGTGCGCCGCTCGATCATTGATGAACTGTCTGAGACTGAATTAAAGCTAACCCTAGCTAAGCTCGATAACCTATCACTGATAGAGTGGGCTGACTCTCTCCCCGAAGAGATCATCAACGAAGCGCTACAACTGATCGAAAAAGATGAGTTAGAGCTCTACGACCAAGCCAATGAATATCAAGATGATGAATTAGGCCGCTGGGCTGAACGAAAAGTAGTCACTCTCCCTTTCAATATCTCTGTTGAAAAAGCGAAAGGACTAATGGAGCGCTACAGCTATGACGCGCCACAACAAATCTATCTGATCAATAAGCGCAAACAGTTCCGCGGTGTCGTCAGTTATATCGATCTTTTAAGAGCAGAGCCAACAGAAAGGCTGCGTCACCTTGCTATCGACAATGTGGTCACGTTGAATGCAACGCTCACTCTTGCGGAAAGTATTGAGGCGCTCGAGCACTCCTCTCTTTCCACCATGCCTGTCACCGACGATGAGCAATTATTGATTGGTGAAGTCGATTGGCAATTCGCCCTAAGCACTCAGCGTGAAATTTACGAAACTCGCTTAATGGCGGGTACGGGTATGGATGAAGGGGATGACCTTTTTGCACCCGTGATCAAAAGCTCTCAAAAACGTGGCGTATGGTTAGGGATCAATCTAATGACGGCGATTCTTGCCTCTGTCACCATCGGATTGTTTGAAGATGTCATTGCTCAGGTGGTTGCGCTTGCGGTACTGATGCCGATTGTTGCCTCTATGGGGGGCATAGCAGGTAGCCAGACTTTAACACTAATGATTCGTGCGATGGCATTAAACCAGATCACCTCAGGCAACCGCTGGGCCTTATTGAAAAATGAAATCGGTATTGGCTCGATTAACGGCTTGCTTTGGGCACTCATTATCGGCGGTCTCGCAGGTTTATGGTTTCAGTCTGCGATATTAGGCGGAACGATCGCGTTGGCGATTATTGTCAATATCATCACCGCTGCGCTATTTGGTGTATTGATCCCGATCGCGCTCGATAAGCTCAAGCTAGATCCGGCATTAGCGGGTTCAGTGATACTGACAACGGTAACAGATGTCGTTGGCTTCTTTGCCTTCTTAGGCACTGCTAGTTTGGTTATGTTGTAA
- a CDS encoding HlyD family secretion protein, translated as MLEGLAVWALFIYLLRLIGMPWNKATKSFAYLGGVSWLMFVWVGLLNYTPMDLSGGSVVQSPHIQLRPDSPNVTGKVDKIYIEPNQEVTKGQLIYQIDPTQYQIALNQAQVSQEAAEVAYDVAKEDIAIARATHQSMLLDVETTKSRLATAKADYDLQVKMLKRYQEQNRVVKNTITASDIDKQQTTVEKAKHNVSTIKSELSTKVVEAEKAELNISKSQLSVKSKLAEWKKSQEQRAKAQWDLDSTKVYAPADGFVTNFILREGQRVSMMPRLQMYTDEKYVLMRVNHQAIRNVKPGHVAEFASSVYPGKVFSAQVEGIVEATGEAQGNLLGLDPSVRATTGKNLQNKHHFVRLKIEETEGYDIPVGSVGLAWVSGDKPISFMAFLDVIRGIIIRMKSQLYYFYSI; from the coding sequence ATGTTAGAAGGCTTAGCCGTATGGGCGCTTTTCATCTATCTCCTCCGCCTGATCGGAATGCCATGGAATAAGGCAACCAAATCATTCGCTTATTTAGGCGGCGTATCATGGTTGATGTTCGTATGGGTTGGATTACTCAACTATACGCCAATGGATCTCTCAGGTGGTTCTGTCGTTCAATCACCGCACATACAGCTGCGTCCAGACTCGCCAAATGTGACCGGTAAAGTCGATAAGATCTACATTGAGCCAAACCAAGAGGTCACCAAAGGCCAACTCATTTATCAAATCGATCCAACTCAATACCAGATCGCGTTAAACCAGGCCCAAGTTAGCCAAGAAGCCGCTGAAGTGGCTTACGACGTAGCCAAGGAAGATATTGCGATTGCCAGAGCGACACATCAATCCATGTTACTTGATGTCGAAACAACCAAGAGTCGTCTAGCGACGGCGAAAGCAGACTACGACTTACAAGTGAAAATGTTAAAGCGCTACCAAGAGCAAAACCGAGTGGTAAAAAATACCATTACGGCTAGTGACATTGATAAGCAGCAAACAACCGTAGAAAAAGCGAAGCACAATGTATCAACGATAAAATCAGAGCTAAGCACTAAAGTTGTTGAAGCAGAAAAAGCAGAGCTAAACATTAGTAAATCTCAGCTTAGCGTCAAAAGTAAGCTCGCTGAGTGGAAAAAGAGCCAAGAACAACGGGCAAAAGCTCAGTGGGATCTCGACAGCACTAAGGTGTATGCTCCTGCCGATGGCTTTGTGACTAACTTTATTTTACGTGAAGGCCAGCGCGTTTCGATGATGCCACGTTTACAGATGTATACCGATGAAAAATATGTGCTAATGCGTGTAAATCATCAAGCGATTCGTAATGTAAAGCCAGGCCATGTGGCAGAGTTTGCGTCATCCGTATATCCAGGCAAAGTCTTTTCCGCGCAAGTCGAAGGCATCGTTGAGGCAACAGGGGAAGCACAAGGTAACTTGCTCGGCTTGGACCCATCGGTAAGAGCAACTACCGGCAAAAATCTACAAAACAAACATCACTTTGTTCGCCTAAAAATTGAAGAGACTGAAGGGTATGATATTCCGGTTGGGTCAGTGGGCTTAGCATGGGTAAGTGGTGATAAACCAATCAGCTTTATGGCCTTCTTAGACGTAATCAGAGGGATAATCATTAGAATGAAGTCGCAGTTGTACTACTTCTATTCGATCTAA
- a CDS encoding AraC family transcriptional regulator produces MRAIGIYKIHQSVRNQYQLADGALGIPEAVFNNPMTLVPVSEVNGWYRKLEAQTQNPDIILDSMIDQDVASIGAISHWLLSGHDFASTIRRLNYGLNSLQNGAFLSAAISGPIIKWSYRNPRFSAECKVHDSVRIAITLVKVMRLYLGQDFAPLRVRLSGSRKNVEKYRAFFGCDIDWSHSCTEIWFHSELRLATKQQGSIKKGRLAMNFSDLDELLNMPDPEDEVKVIYEILNYSRYFGLPTLEHVSSLLGMSTQQLQRALRKLGMNFSTVCGYVMSNIAVSMFMSGVNIEEVARRLGYQNTASFNRMFKKNRGMTPTQYIQHFSLDER; encoded by the coding sequence ATGCGGGCTATTGGTATTTACAAAATCCACCAAAGTGTTCGTAATCAATACCAGTTGGCTGATGGTGCACTTGGCATTCCTGAAGCTGTGTTTAACAACCCGATGACTTTGGTTCCCGTTTCTGAGGTAAATGGCTGGTATCGAAAGCTTGAAGCTCAGACCCAAAATCCAGACATTATTCTCGATTCTATGATTGATCAAGATGTGGCGAGTATCGGTGCTATTAGTCATTGGCTGTTATCTGGCCACGACTTTGCTTCTACTATACGTCGGCTTAATTATGGCCTGAACAGTTTGCAAAACGGGGCTTTCTTATCGGCGGCCATCAGTGGCCCAATCATTAAATGGAGCTATAGAAACCCTCGCTTTAGTGCGGAATGTAAGGTTCATGATAGTGTCCGCATTGCGATAACCTTGGTCAAAGTAATGCGACTATATTTGGGGCAGGATTTCGCGCCACTGCGAGTACGATTATCTGGTTCGCGCAAGAACGTGGAAAAGTATCGAGCTTTCTTTGGCTGTGACATCGACTGGAGTCATTCATGTACCGAAATTTGGTTTCATTCAGAGCTTAGGCTTGCGACAAAGCAGCAGGGAAGTATTAAAAAAGGGCGCTTAGCGATGAACTTTTCGGATTTAGACGAGTTGCTGAACATGCCGGATCCGGAAGATGAAGTTAAAGTGATTTATGAGATATTGAACTACAGTCGTTACTTTGGTTTGCCGACCTTAGAGCACGTAAGTTCTCTACTGGGTATGTCTACCCAACAACTGCAACGCGCCCTGCGTAAATTGGGTATGAACTTTTCCACCGTCTGTGGCTACGTGATGAGCAATATTGCCGTTTCGATGTTTATGTCTGGCGTTAATATTGAAGAGGTCGCTCGTCGGTTAGGCTATCAAAATACCGCAAGCTTTAATCGAATGTTCAAGAAGAACCGAGGCATGACGCCCACCCAATATATACAGCATTTTAGTTTGGATGAGCGTTAA
- a CDS encoding pyridoxamine 5'-phosphate oxidase family protein produces MLSTTPRTEIRKGAHKAVTETQTLYDIIDESLVAHIAIGDNEQPFVIPMLAWRVADKVYIHGANNSRLMRNLRKGASTCLTFTLFDGWVLARSAFHHSAHYRSAVVLGHFTAIEESAEKDRLLNHFIEQIAPGRTDEVRLSNQKELDATMLLEIPLTEASVKVSKGNVNDDLGDMQQPVFAGYLPYRTVVGPLAAEEDSTHSSLPDYSSAYPQRWHQRA; encoded by the coding sequence ATGTTATCTACCACTCCAAGGACAGAAATTAGAAAAGGCGCACATAAGGCGGTCACTGAAACTCAAACGCTTTACGACATTATTGATGAATCACTGGTCGCGCACATTGCCATCGGCGACAACGAACAACCATTCGTCATCCCTATGTTGGCATGGCGTGTCGCGGACAAGGTCTATATACATGGTGCGAATAACAGCCGTTTAATGAGGAATCTAAGAAAAGGAGCCAGCACTTGCCTTACCTTCACGCTATTTGATGGCTGGGTGCTGGCGAGAAGTGCTTTCCATCATAGCGCGCACTACCGCAGTGCCGTGGTACTGGGGCATTTTACTGCGATTGAGGAGAGTGCTGAAAAAGATCGATTGCTTAATCACTTTATCGAGCAAATCGCACCAGGAAGAACGGATGAAGTGCGTCTAAGTAATCAAAAAGAACTCGATGCGACCATGTTACTCGAAATCCCTTTAACCGAGGCATCAGTGAAAGTGAGCAAGGGTAACGTTAATGATGACTTAGGCGATATGCAGCAGCCTGTTTTTGCAGGCTACTTACCCTATCGTACCGTCGTTGGTCCACTAGCGGCTGAAGAGGATTCGACTCACTCTTCACTCCCTGACTATAGCAGCGCCTACCCCCAACGCTGGCATCAGCGTGCCTAA